A portion of the Naumovozyma castellii chromosome 2, complete genome genome contains these proteins:
- the RAX1 gene encoding Rax1p (ancestral locus Anc_8.774): MVPNKMEPDFEKIQTERLPTLYEVLVQKTRAPVDLWSFYTFLSQFPYAINYLDFWMDLMTHLRLCKDYVDGIRESLVVNNERQGNSSLLNNEHAQQVEADADDSASVRTSVLLNALLEEGHFDLTNPAGVSQLLQGQVNHSPKLAQLIDDWNRHSQNVDDSNRNRSSNNNSNSNNNNLSSILDDILKRQSQLEEKPKVTTKQLLNSALKICSLYLLSPEQSERYLTNIPDEVRLKAVNLIQRNSRHDPEVFDELKSVSYQFLEIDCFPKFLSTVALHNIHDEISDWRFHAHSTGGNRNKSQASLTEKDLESMRHISKSPFSTYTTLSRIMFGLLWLGVGFWIGYTLIFLKYDRGIRVVTIVPFCIGSYFVVCGLYQVDILYSWFGITQRLLYKDRKVTEDGYDGNVPVDVKESKDKIPFIFGILGGRNRLIEVKHPFIRKFLFQRGLWCCLLVLISTGVFTVVFSCVPGHRV, translated from the coding sequence ATGGTACCAAATAAAATGGAAcctgattttgaaaaaatacaGACAGAAAGACTACCCACTTTGTACGAAGTTTTAGTGCAAAAGACGCGAGCACCGGTGGATTTATGGTCATTTTACACATTCCTTTCACAATTTCCGTATGCTATCAACTACCTAGACTTCTGGATGGACTTAATGACACACCTACGGCTATGTAAGGATTATGTGGATGGTATAAGGGAATCGTTGGTGgtcaataatgaaagacAGGGAAATTCTTccttattaaataatgaacatGCGCAGCAAGTTGAAGCTGATGCGGATGATTCGGCATCGGTGAGAACATCAGTACTATTGAATGCGTTACTGGAGGAAGGACATTTTGATCTAACGAACCCTGCGGGTGTGTCTCAATTGCTACAGGGGCAAGTCAATCATTCCCCTAAACTGGCTCAATTGATCGATGATTGGAACCGACATTCTCAGAATGTTGACGATTCCAACCGAAACAGAAGCAGTAACAATAACAGTAATagcaacaataataatttatcatctATCCTAGATGATATTCTTAAGAGACAATCTCAATTAGAGGAGAAACCCAAAGTTACAACGAAGCAATTATTGAACAGTGCATTGAAGATATGCTCAttgtatttattatcaCCAGAACAAAGTGAACGTTATCTAACCAATATACCTGATGAAGTAAGACTCAAGGCTGTGAATTTAATACAGCGTAATTCCAGACATGATCCCGAAGTATTTGACGAGTTAAAGAGTGTCTCatatcaatttttggaaattgatTGTTTCCCAAAATTCCTTAGTACAGTTGCGTTACATAATATTCACGATGAGATATCAGATTGGAGGTTTCATGCACATTCCACCGGAGGTAATCGTAATAAGTCTCAGGCATCATTAACGGAGAAAGACTTAGAATCTATGAGGCACATATCTAAATCACCATTTTCCACATACACCACGTTAAGTAGAATAATGTTTGGGTTACTGTGGTTAGGTGTTGGATTTTGGATTGGTTATACgctaatatttttaaaatacGATAGAGGCATTAGAGTGGTGACCATTGTTCCATTTTGCATCGGTTCATATTTTGTCGTTTGTGGACTTTATCAAGTGGATATACTGTACTCGTGGTTTGGAATTACACAAAGATTATTATACAAAGATAGGAAAGTTACAGAAGATGGTTACGATGGGAATGTCCCTGTTGATGTAAAGGAAAGTAAGGACAAGATACCCTTTATTTTTGGGATACTGGGTGGTAGGAATAGACTTATTGAAGTGAAGCATCCATTCATCAGGAagtttcttttccaaaggGGATTATGGTGCTGTCTCTTGGTTCTTATATCTACGGGAGTTTTCACGGTAGTATTTAGTTGTGTACCGGGACATAGAGtataa
- the CPA1 gene encoding carbamoyl-phosphate synthase (glutamine-hydrolyzing) CPA1 (ancestral locus Anc_8.776), with protein sequence MSCEKATFTIKNGPSFEGKSFGADKSIAGEAVFTTSLVGYPESMTDPSYRGQILVFTQPLIGNYGVPSTEERDEFNLLKYVESPHVNVVGIVVAEYAYEYSHWAAVESLASWCKREGVAAITGVDTREIVQYLREQGSSLGRITIGNDEPVEYVDPMNTHLVEQVSTNKPFHISGKNPSVNIALIDCGVKENIIRCLATRGANVTVFPFDFRIQDVVNDFDGIFLSNGPGNPEMCDITIANLKELLENPKFIDIPIFGICLGHQLLALASGAKTLKLKYGNRAHNIPAMDLTTGQCHITSQNHGYAVDPETLPKDQWKPYFVNLNDNSNEGMIHLTRPIFSTQFHPEAKGGPLDTAILFDKFFDNVAHYKFMQQSKRKLAAVHQLDLTVDKLSKERVLF encoded by the coding sequence atgtcCTGTGAAAAAGCTACTTTTACTATCAAGAACGGTCCATCCTTCGAAGGTAAATCCTTCGGTGCTGACAAATCCATCGCTGGTGAAGCTGTCTTTACTACATCCCTAGTTGGTTATCCAGAATCTATGACCGACCCATCATATCGTGGTCAGATCTTAGTCTTTACTCAACCTTTAATTGGTAATTATGGTGTCCCATCTACTGAAGAACGTGATGAATTCAATCTATTGAAATACGTTGAATCCCCTCACGTTAACGTTGTCGGTATCGTCGTTGCTGAATACGCATACGAATACTCTCATTGGGCTGCTGTGGAATCACTAGCATCCTGGTGTAAGAGAGAAGGTGTCGCTGCTATCACTGGCGTTGATACTCgtgaaattgttcaatactTGAGAGAGCAAGGGTCCTCTCTAGGTAGAATCACTATCGGCAATGATGAACCAGTCGAATATGTCGATCCTATGAATACTCATTTGGTCGAACAAGTCTCTACAAATAAACCATTCCATATCTCCGGTAAGAACCCATCTGTTAACATTGCCCTAATTGATTGTGGTGTCAAGGAAAACATTATTAGATGTTTGGCTACCAGAGGTGCGAACGTCACTGTTTTCCCATTCGATTTCAGAATTCAAGATGTCGTTAATGATTTCGATGGTATCTTCTTATCAAATGGTCCAGGTAATCCAGAGATGTGTGACATTACCATTgccaatttgaaagaattattagaaaacCCTAAATTTATCGATATTCCAATCTTTGGTATCTGTTTGGGTCATCAATTATTGGCTCTAGCATCTGGTGCTAAgactttgaaattgaagtaTGGTAACAGAGCTCATAACATTCCTGCTATGGACCTAACTACTGGTCAATGTCATATTACATCTCAAAATCATGGTTATGCTGTGGACCCAGAAACCCTACCTAAGGATCAATGGAAACCATACTTTGTTAATCTAAATGATAACTCTAATGAAGGTATGATCCATTTAACAAGACCTATTTTCTCTACTCAATTCCATCCAGAAGCTAAGGGGGGTCCATTGGATACTGCCATCTTATTCGATAAGTTCTTTGACAACGTGGCTCATTACAAGTTCATGCAACAATCAAAGAGAAAGTTGGCCGCTGTTCACCAATTGGATTTGACCGTCGATAAATTGTCAAAGGAAAGAGTcttattttaa
- the ISW2 gene encoding DNA translocase (ancestral locus Anc_8.778) — protein MVEALDTVPMEKSPSYWEERKSQFILTTDPKIAKQKDKKDTYKRFKYLLSLTDLFRHFISIKAKHDSNIQKLLREIDLTNNNSNPSKKDKYVSRHHRKSEKEEDAELMADEEAEGEGTIEDEDFVSESPAFIKGGKLRDYQVQGLNWLISLHENKLSGILADEMGLGKTLQTISFLGYLRYVKKIDGPFLIVVPKSTLDNWRREFNKWTPEVNAIVLHGDKEERHKILYDIVLEAKFDVLITSYEMVIKEKNVLKKFAWQYIVIDEAHRIKNEQSQLSQIIRLFYSKNRLLITGTPLQNNLHELWALLNFLLPDVFGDSGIFDEWFEQNNSEQDQEIVVQQLHTVLNPFLLRRIKADVEKSLLPKIETNVYVGMTEMQVKWYKSLLEKDIDAVNGAVGKREGKTRLLNIVMQLRKCCNHPYLFEGAEPGPPYTTDEHLVFNAGKMIVLDKLLKRLKEKGSRVLIFSQMSRLLDILEDYCFFRGYEYCRIDGSTAHEDRIEAIDEYNKPNSDKFVFLLTTRAGGLGINLVTADTVILYDSDWNPQADLQAMDRAHRIGQKKQVTVYRFVTENAIEEKVIERAAQKLRLDQLVIQQGTGKKTASLGSNKDDLLEMIQYGAKNMFENKEQQITKDADIDEILKKGQLKTKELNAKYQALGLDDLQKFNDVDNQSAYEWNGKNFQKKDTDKVVNWINPSRRERRREQQTYSVDDYYKEIIGGGSKTSKSTPQPKIPRAPKLIQGQDFQFFPKELESLQAKEQLAFKRKVNYKVTSYDVTGHAEDESDDDEYEVDENEETQDNENKKQKLSKEEIDKKIKEDQEVIDNAPEFTEEDEQEKQKLISEAFSNWTRRDFVAFINACAKYGRDKMDMIEKSIENKTPEEVKKYAKVFWERYEEIHGYEKYINTITNGEKKHEKLRHQEELLKKKIEQCQYPLHEMVIQYPPNNARRTYNTLEDKFMLLMVNKHGLTSEKLYEKLKQEIMMSDLFTFDWFIRTRTVHELSKRVNTLLTLVSRESESPDAWKKKRNRNQTKEDSISLNDAIMVSNADEDEHVDKLPRVVLQ, from the coding sequence ATGGTGGAAGCTTTAGACACCGTTCCCATGGAAAAGAGCCCATCTTATTGGGAAGAAAGGAAATCTCAGTTCATCTTAACTACAGATCCCAAGATCGCTAAACAAAAGGATAAGAAGGATACGTATAAACgtttcaaatatttattatccttGACGGACTTGTTTAGACACTTTATTAGCATAAAGGCCAAACATGATAGCAATATACAAAAGTTATTAAGAGAAATTGATCtaacaaacaacaatagTAACCCatcaaagaaagataaaTACGTATCACGTCATCATAGGAAATCTGAAAAGGAGGAAGATGCTGAACTGATGGCTGATGAGGAAGCGGAAGGCGAAGGtaccattgaagatgaagattttgttAGTGAGTCCCCTGCCTTTATTAAAGGTGGGAAGTTAAGAGATTATCAAGTGCAAGGTTTAAATTGGTTAATATCGTTACATGAAAATAAACTATCAGGTATTTTGGCTGATGAAATGGGACTGGGGAAGACGTTACAaacaatttcctttttagGTTACTTAAGATATGTCAAGAAAATTGATGGTCCATTCTTAATTGTCGTTCCTAAATCTACGTTAGATAATTGGAGAAgagaatttaataaatggaCACCAGAGGTAAATGCAATCGTTTTGCATGGTGACAAAGAGGAAAGACATAAAATCTTATATGATATTGTATTAGAGGCAAAATTTGATGTCCTTATTACATCGTATGAAATGGTCATCaaggaaaaaaatgttttgaagaaatttgcCTGGCAATATATTGTCATCGATGAAGCACACCGTATTAAGAATGAACAAAGTCAACTGTctcaaattattagattatTCTACTCAAAGAACCGTTTGTTAATTACAGGTACTCCTTTACAAAATAACTTACATGAACTGTGGgcattattaaatttcttattaCCAGATGTATTTGGTGATTCTGGAATCTTTGATGAATGGTTCGAACAAAATAACTCTGAGcaagatcaagaaattgttgTTCAACAACTACATACAGTTTTAAATCCATTCTTACTCAGAAGAATCAAAGCTgatgttgaaaaatcattACTACCCAAGATTGAAACCAATGTTTATGTCGGAATGACTGAAATGCAAGTCAAATGGTACAAATCCCTTTTAGAGAAGGATATTGATGCAGTAAATGGTGCTGTTGGTAAGAGAGAGGGTAAGACACGATTGTTAAACATTGTTATGCAGTTAAGAAAATGTTGTAACCATCCATACTTATTTGAAGGTGCCGAACCTGGTCCCCCATACACAACAGATGAACATTTAGTCTTCAATGCCGGTAAAATGATTGTATTGGATAAACTATTGAAGAGATTAAAGGAAAAGGGATCCCGTGTGTTAATCTTCAGTCAAATGTCAAGACTATTAGATATATTGGAAGACTATTGTTTTTTTAGAGGTTACGAATATTGTAGAATTGATGGGTCCACTGCCCATGAGGATCGTATTGAAGCCATTGACGAATACAACAAACCCAATTCTGACAAGTTTGTGTTTTTGTTAACTACACGTGCCGGTGGGTTAGGTATTAATTTGGTTACTGCAGATACTGTTATCTTATACGACTCTGATTGGAACCCACAGGCTGATCTGCAGGCAATGGATAGAGCTCATAGAATTGGTCAAAAGAAACAAGTTACCGTGTATAGATTTGTGACAGAAAATgctattgaagaaaaagttATTGAACGTGCAGCTCAGAAATTGAGATTAGATCAGTTGGTTATTCAACAAGGTACTGGTAAGAAAACAGCAAGTTTGGGAAGCAATAAAGATGATTTGTTAGAGATGATTCAATATGGGGCCAAAAATATGTTTGAGAATAAGGAACAACAGATTACAAAGGATGCTGATATTGAcgaaattttgaaaaaaggtcaattgaaaacaaaagaattaaatgCCAAATATCAGGCCTTAGGTCTAGATGATTTgcaaaaatttaatgacGTAGACAACCAATCTGCTTATGAATGGAACGGTaagaattttcaaaagaaagataCCGATAAAGTGGTTAATTGGATTAATCCCTccagaagagaaagaagacGAGAGCAACAAACCTATTCTGTTGATGATTACTATAAGGAAATTATCGGCGGAGGTTCAAAGACATCAAAGTCAACCCCCCAACCTAAAATCCCTCGTGCACCTAAACTTATACAAGGCCAggatttccaatttttccccaaagaattggaatcATTGCAGGCAAAGGAACAATTAGCATTTAAAAGGAAAGTTAATTATAAAGTGACCTCATATGATGTTACGGGTCATGCAGAAGATGaaagtgatgatgatgaatatgaagtggatgaaaatgaagagaCTCAAGATAACGAAAACAAGAAACAGAAACTGTCAAAGGAAGAAATAGATaagaaaatcaaagagGACCAAGAGGTTATAGACAATGCTCCTGAATTtacagaagaagatgaacaGGAGAAGCAAAAATTAATATCAGAAGCGTTTAGTAATTGGACAAGACGTGACTTCGTCGCTTTCATTAATGCCTGCGCAAAATATGGCAGAGATAAAATGGATATGATTGAGAAgtcaattgaaaataagaCCCCAGAAGAAGTAAAAAAATATGCAAAAGTTTTCTGGGAAAGATATGAAGAGATACATGGCTATgagaaatatataaataccATCACTAATGGGGAAAAGAAGCATGAGAAATTAAGACACCAAGAAGAactattgaagaagaaaatagaaCAATGTCAATACCCACTCCATGAGATGGTAATCCAATATCCGCCAAACAATGCAAGAAGAACATATAATACTTTAGAAGACAAATTCATGTTATTGATGGTCAACAAGCATGGACTAACTTCTGAGAAATTGTACgaaaaattaaaacaagaaattatgATGAGCGATCTATTCACCTTTGACTGGTTCATTAGGACTAGAACAGTACATGAATTGTCAAAAAGAGTTAATACTCTTCTAACTTTAGTATCGAGAGAATCAGAATCACCAGATGcttggaagaaaaagagaaataGAAACCAAACCAAAGAGGATAGCATATCGCTGAACGACGCCATCATGGTCTCTAATGCCGACGAGGATGAGCATGTCGATAAGCTACCGAGAGTTGTTCTTCAGTAA
- the BIL1 gene encoding Bil1p (ancestral locus Anc_8.781), producing MSTDKLDTTDDTNTAEVKKEIDASENVVTVFDLASEIEDSLKDIQEKIKDQDARFKQSVSNIEEVVEKLKG from the coding sequence ATGAGTACTGATAAGTTGGATACTACTGATGATACTAATACGGCAGAAGTGAAAAAGGAGATAGATGCGTCTGAAAATGTCGTTACGGTTTTTGATTTAGCTTCggaaattgaagattccTTGAAGGATATCCAGGAAAAGATTAAGGATCAGGACGCCAGATTTAAGCAATCTGTCTctaatattgaagaagttgttgagaaattgaaaggaTGA
- the RRG7 gene encoding Rrg7p (ancestral locus Anc_8.782) yields MFEIRSLRTLQRSSRVYIRCIHNDTLRNFIDQNRLISKSTVFQGNLYEFTVLRELDEKLGMINLSKVGGAHDGGRDIKGMWPIFQLYEEKISNGNATSNLENIPKRTRVNGSLLKPLIHKYNEHATDTILPALKVLIQCKALSTTKVSPKELRELIGTFSSMVDSKHKNTTIAMMCSPHLLTKDGLTLINNIKMPLIYTRIEMLRPIGDNIYDIENSGKLINYYENEYAEQLLQGFGIKNWINE; encoded by the coding sequence ATGTTTGAAATCAGATCTCTGAGGACTTTACAACGATCATCTAGAGTATATATAAGATGCATTCATAATGATACGTTAAGGAATTTTATCGATCAAAACAGACTAATTTCTAAATCTACAGTTTTTCAAGGTAATCTATATGAATTTACCGTTCTACGAGAAttagatgaaaaattaggaATGATAAACTTGTCAAAAGTGGGTGGTGCACATGATGGGGGTAGAGACATTAAAGGTATGTGGCCCATCTTCCAACtatatgaagaaaagatttCAAATGGAAACGCAACTTCGAATCTGGAAAATATACCGAAACGCACTAGAGTTAATGGATCCCTCTTAAAGCCCTTAATTCATAAATATAATGAGCATGCTACTGACACAATCCTGCCAGCTTTAAAAGTTCTTATACAATGTAAGGCATTATCTACTACGAAAGTGTCACCGAAGGAACTAAGAGAATTGATTGGAACTTTCTCGTCAATGGTTGATTCCAAGCATAAGAATACGACAATTGCAATGATGTGTTCTCCTCACCTCTTAACAAAAGATGGTCTTACtttgattaataatatcaagATGCCGTTGATCTACACGAGGATTGAGATGCTAAGACCTATTGGGGATAACATATATGATATTGAGAATTCCGGGAAACTCATCAATTattatgaaaatgaatatgCTGAACAACTTCTGCAAGGATTTGGGATAAAGAACTGGATTAATGagtaa
- the MCH5 gene encoding riboflavin transporter (ancestral locus Anc_8.783) has product MLSHLISKTILPFPEKRNKKINKNIIIMSPADHTNNAQSQTPQNDLTHNPSNTHLLAYFTNDNNISATSTPELNDLISEDTILDGKLREKLQTDLVKEVTHERGKEDGCISESDTENEDNGFADGDGEYYPEGGLRAWIVVFACFCGLIACFGTLNATGVVENHIQNNQLADQSSSTIGWIFSLMLFICFGSCILSGTYFDRNGFKAPMIFGSILHCGGMFALANCTKLWHFILAFSIVAGFGNGIILSPLVSAPAHYFCKRRGTATAIATAGGSIGGALIPLLLRKFFAMTRENDPNYGYVWGVRTWAFINLALLIIAIVLGKERIKKTDDIENDRSKYGEESRFKKTIRVYILQSFDAKAFSDMRFLFCVIGTVFGELSCCAAITYYSSYCGVYGISSSDSYMLIMVINLTGILGRWIPGYLSDIFGRFNVAIATLFILAIVMLVGWLPFGKDLTSMYVVSALYGFFSGSTFSLLPVCCGQISKTEEFGRRYATMYMVVSLALLAGIPITGAIIADKSTKDYSHYVIFSGVMALASCVSYIISRYFAVGMKWRRF; this is encoded by the coding sequence ATGCTATCGCATCTCATCTCAAAAACTATACTTCCCTTCCCagagaaaagaaacaaaaagattaataaaaatataatcatTATGTCTCCTGCAGATCACACTAACAACGCGCAGAGCCAGACACCTCAAAATGACTTGACTCACAATCCTTCCAACACACATCTTTTGGCATATTTCACCAATGACAACAATATATCTGCAACTTCTACACCTGAATTGAACGACTTAATATCGGAAGATACTATTCTTGATGGAAAACTGCGGGAGAAACTACAAACTGATCTAGTCAAAGAGGTTACTCATGAACGAGGGAAGGAAGATGGATGCATCTCTGAATCTGATACTGAAAACGAAGACAATGGTTTCGCTGATGGCGATGGTGAGTACTATCCAGAAGGAGGGTTAAGAGCTTGGATTGTCGTATTTGCATGCTTCTGTGGGTTGATCGCATGTTTTGGTACTTTGAATGCCACAGGTGTCGTCGAAAATCATATTCAGAACAATCAATTGGCTGATCAAAGCTCCTCCACCATTGGGTGGATTTTCTCATTGATGCTGTTTATTTGTTTCGGATCATGTATTTTAAGTGGGACATACTTTGATAGAAATGGATTTAAGGCACCCATGATATTTGGATCCATTTTGCATTGTGGTGGGATGTTTGCATTGGCTAATTGTACAAAACTTTGGCATTTCATTCTTGCATTCTCCATTGTTGCAGGTTTCGGTAATGGTATCATTTTAAGTCCTTTGGTCAGTGCACCAGCACATTATTTCTGTAAGAGAAGAGGTACTGCCACTGCAATTGCCACCGCTGGTGGGTCCATTGGTGGTGCTTTGATCCCATTGCTACTACGTAAATTCTTTGCCATGACTAGAGAAAATGATCCAAACTATGGTTATGTTTGGGGTGTCAGAACTTGGgcattcatcaatttggCACTTCTAATCATCGCTATCGTTCTGGggaaagaaagaataaagaagaCTGAtgacattgaaaatgatagaTCAAAATATGGTGAAGAATCCCGTTTCAAGAAAACAATTAGAGTTTATATCTTACAGAGTTTTGATGCAAAGGCCTTTTCTGATATGAGATTCTTATTCTGTGTCATTGGGACCGTGTTTGGTGAATTAAGTTGCTGTGCAGCTATTACATATTACAGTTCCTATTGTGGTGTTTATGGAATCTCATCCTCTGATAGTTATATGTTGATCATGGTTATTAACTTGACCGGGATCTTAGGTAGATGGATTCCTGGGTATTTGAGTGatatttttggaagatttaaCGTGGCAATTGCAACACTATTCATTTTAGCCATTGTCATGCTTGTGGGCTGGTTACcctttggaaaagatttGACAAGTATGTATGTGGTGAGTGCATTATACGGATTCTTCTCAGGAAGCACGTTTTCTTTATTACCAGTTTGTTGTGGCCAAATATCCAAAACGGaagaatttggaagaagatatgCAACAATGTATATGGTTGTCTCATTGGCTTTATTGGCAGGTATCCCAATTACTGGTGCTATTATTGCTGATAAGAGTACAAAGGATTATTCCCATTACGTTATCTTCTCTGGGGTTATGGCCTTGGCAAGTTGCGTTTCTTATATCATTTCCAGATATTTTGCTGTTGGGATGAAATGGCGCAGATTTTAA
- the SLY41 gene encoding Sly41p (ancestral locus Anc_8.785), protein MSVSTTYNTTTKRRNSVHKNLYDQSLFQIPATQKRPDYEIRHYGLDSRNSALQKIQENCIAAKEVLLGYMSKDIQDHLPDVDFKMSLLCLMWYVVSSISSNMSKSILRKFMHPVALTELQFLISAILCLFFASIVNFYQKPMLKKNSIGQMFSNFPDGILPTYLNGDFQTSIIDTFLKPTQFILATVFPLGLFQFIGHITSHKAATLIPISLVHSVKALSPIVTVGYYALIQKKKYNIYTYSTLSFLIFGVMITCWSTHRNSRKSNNERNGLSMLFGLLSAFISMLIFVTQNIFAKEMFAVKHIDHNSILTPTTASREKRLDKITILFYCSCVGFLFTLFPFLTGELIKDKSGFQDLSLHILGLVVIHGIMHFFQAMIAFQLLGMLTSVNYSIANIMKRIVVISVALCWESHVNAGQIIGLLFTLVGLYGYDKFAMTKPKKNKTMMV, encoded by the coding sequence ATGTCCGTATCTACAACATATAACACAACGACGAAGCGCCGGAACTCGGTTCATAAGAACTTATATGATCAAtcattatttcaaattcctGCCACTCAGAAGAGACCAGATTATGAAATTAGGCATTATGGCCTGGATTCTAGAAATAGTGCTTTGCAAAAGATTCAAGAAAACTGTATCGCAGCGAAAGAGGTATTACTTGGTTATATGTCTAAGGATATCCAAGATCATCTGCCTGATGTTGATTTCAAGATGAGTTTATTGTGCCTTATGTGGTACGTGGTATCATCTATCTCGAGTAATATGTCCAAATCAATTCTACGAAAGTTCATGCATCCTGTTGCATTAACTGAATTACAATTTCTGATAAGTGCCATATTATGTCTATTCTTTGCTAGTATTGTGAATTTTTATCAAAAGCcgatgttgaagaagaattctATAGGTCAGATGTTCTCTAATTTCCCCGATGGTATTCTTCCGACTTATTTAAATGGTGACTTTCAGACATCCATCATTGATACATTTTTAAAGCCTACTCAATTCATCCTAGCGACGGTGTTTCCGCTTGGGTTATTTCAGTTCATTGGTCATATCACGTCCCATAAGGCAGCCACTTTGATCCCTATTTCATTGGTTCACTCGGTGAAGGCGTTATCTCCCATTGTCACCGTGGGTTATTATGCTCtaattcaaaagaaaaagtaCAACATATATACCTATTCcacattatcatttttaatttttggTGTTATGATAACTTGTTGGAGCACTCATCgaaattcaagaaagagCAATAATGAACGCAATGGGTTATCCATGTTGTTTGGATTATTATCAGCGTTTATCTCTATGTTAATATTTGTCactcaaaatatttttgcTAAGGAAATGTTCGCAGTAAAACATATTGACCATAATAGTATCCTGACCCCGACAACAGCTTCCAGGGAGAAAAGATTAGATAAGATAAccatattattttattgttcGTGTGTGGGATTTCTGTTTACCTTATTCCCATTCCTCACTGGGGAGCTAATTAAGGACAAGAGTGGATTTCAAGATCTATCATTACATATCCTTGGATTGGTGGTTATCCATGGCATAAtgcatttttttcaagCCATGATAGCTTTCCAATTGCTTGGTATGTTGACATCGGTTAATTACTCCATTGCTAATATCATGAAGcgtattgttgttatttcAGTTGCCCTGTGTTGGGAATCGCATGTCAATGCCGGTCAAATAATTGGGTTACTTTTCACCCTTGTTGGATTATACGGGTATGACAAGTTTGCGATGACAAAGCCCAAAAAGAACAAGACGATGATGGTCTAG